From Labeo rohita strain BAU-BD-2019 chromosome 18, IGBB_LRoh.1.0, whole genome shotgun sequence, the proteins below share one genomic window:
- the spred3 gene encoding sprouty-related, EVH1 domain-containing protein 3 isoform X1, which produces MEGDVRVRAVVMTRDDSSGGWVPLGGGGLSHVIICKGRSSEGRGRREYVIRGERLRDRAPVLECAIQKGLVYNKVNPIFHHWRVEERKFGLTFQSPADAISFERGLQSVLEKLDRGSDSPSSSTPEEGDTEDDGQASHTGSESSSNSRKEMLPKPITIVTSESSSTCFVRSTEEFAYGTGHAVTTQTPAQIHTRPAQHQLTQVTAVLNPPAPPPPPPAPPTPPLVPPASSPLSPLSPTISLLEEGDLRSLDPCKDLWGTRGYEDYRRAGATRTKVGGLTGGVVVGSSQDKSELCVVRFEKELAGVGTTGCEVTVMLDTKGSQRNSSPTCMPNAMPGVPSASGSPQETGKGSPSPCCIHTSLATPRSRTRKRGGGGGGEAISPDDDSSCPQGSSSCSSRCVYCRSVFSASENGRGRCRDAPDPALHCLRQWTCVWCAESLLYHCMSDSEGEFWEPCSCEDSMGGRPHPLCCARWMALLALSLFVPCMCCYLPLRACLRCGERCGCCGGKHKAVR; this is translated from the exons ATGGAGGGCGA TGTGCGTGTCCGAGCGGTGGTGATGACACGTGACGATTCTAGCGGTGGCTGGGTGCCCCTTGGAGGTGGCGGCCTCAGTCATGTGATCATTTGTAAGGGGCGGAGCTCTGAAGGTCGTGGGCGGAGAGAGTACGTCATACGTGGAGAACGGCTACGCGATCGAGCa cCTGTGCTGGAATGTGCCATCCAAAAGGGTCTGGTCTACAACAAGGTGAATCCCATCTTCCATCACTGGCGTGTGGAGGAGAGGAAGTTtggtctgaccttccagagtcCAGCTGACGCCATCTCCTTTGAGAGGGGGCTTCAAAGTGTCCTTGAGAAGCTGGACAGAG GATCTGACTCACCATCCTCCTCGACACCTGAAGAGGGCGACACGGAGGATGACGGTCAAGCA TCTCATACAGGGAGTGAGTCGTCATCCAACAGCAGAAAAGAGATGCTGCCCAAACCCATTACCATTGTGACCAGTGAGTCCTCCTCCACCTGTTTTGTGCGCTCCACAGAGGAGTTTGCGTATGGGACAGGGCACGCTGTCACGACACAGACCCCAGCCCAG ATCCACACCCGACCTGCCCAGCACCAGCTCACCCAAGTTACCGCCGTTTTGAACCCTCCAGCGCCCCCACCGCCGCCTCCAGCTCCCCCGACTCCCCCCTTAGTGCCCCCTGCCTCCTCCCCCCTCTCTCCGCTCTCACCCACCATCTCCCTGCTGGAGGAAGGGGACCTGCGTAGCCTCGACCCCTGCAAGGACCTGTGGGGTACGCGCGGCTACGAGGATTACCGACGCGCCGGTGCTACACGGACCAAGGTGGGCGGGCTGACGGGGGGCGTGGTGGTGGGCAGCAGCCAGGACAAGTCGGAGCTTTGCGTGGTGCGCTTCGAGAAGGAGCTGGCTGGCGTGGGCACCACCGGCTGCGAGGTCACCGTCATGCTGGACACCAAAGGCTCTCAGCGCAACTCTTCGCCCACCTGCATGCCCAACGCCATGCCGGGGGTGCCGTCGGCCAGCGGCTCCCCTCAGGAGACGGGCAAAGGCTCGCCCTCTCCCTGCTGCATCCACACCTCGCTCGCCACGCCCCGCTCTCGGACTCGCAAGCGAGGGGGTGGCGGCGGAGGGGAAGCCATCTCGCCCGACGACGACAGCTCCTGCCCGCAGGGCTCCTCCTCCTGCTCGTCGCGCTGCGTGTACTGCCGCTCCGTCTTCAGCGCCTCCGAGAACGGACGGGGCCGCTGCCGGGACGCTCCCGACCCGGCGCTACACTGCCTGCGCCAGTGGACGTGTGTGTGGTGCGCGGAGAGCCTGCTCTACCACTGCATGTCGGACTCCGAGGGCGAGTTCTGGGAGCCGTGCTCGTGCGAGGACTCGATGGGCGGGCGGCCGCACCCGCTGTGCTGCGCCCGCTGGATGGCGCTGTTGGCGCTGTCTCTTTTCGTGCCCTGCATGTGCTGCTACCTGCCCCTGCGCGCATGCCTGCGCTGTGGGGAGAGATGCGGCTGCTGCGGAGGAAAGCACAAGGCCGTGCGATGA
- the spred3 gene encoding sprouty-related, EVH1 domain-containing protein 3 isoform X2: MTVKHLSQSHTGSESSSNSRKEMLPKPITIVTSESSSTCFVRSTEEFAYGTGHAVTTQTPAQIHTRPAQHQLTQVTAVLNPPAPPPPPPAPPTPPLVPPASSPLSPLSPTISLLEEGDLRSLDPCKDLWGTRGYEDYRRAGATRTKVGGLTGGVVVGSSQDKSELCVVRFEKELAGVGTTGCEVTVMLDTKGSQRNSSPTCMPNAMPGVPSASGSPQETGKGSPSPCCIHTSLATPRSRTRKRGGGGGGEAISPDDDSSCPQGSSSCSSRCVYCRSVFSASENGRGRCRDAPDPALHCLRQWTCVWCAESLLYHCMSDSEGEFWEPCSCEDSMGGRPHPLCCARWMALLALSLFVPCMCCYLPLRACLRCGERCGCCGGKHKAVR; this comes from the exons ATGACGGTCAAGCA TCTGTCTCAGTCTCATACAGGGAGTGAGTCGTCATCCAACAGCAGAAAAGAGATGCTGCCCAAACCCATTACCATTGTGACCAGTGAGTCCTCCTCCACCTGTTTTGTGCGCTCCACAGAGGAGTTTGCGTATGGGACAGGGCACGCTGTCACGACACAGACCCCAGCCCAG ATCCACACCCGACCTGCCCAGCACCAGCTCACCCAAGTTACCGCCGTTTTGAACCCTCCAGCGCCCCCACCGCCGCCTCCAGCTCCCCCGACTCCCCCCTTAGTGCCCCCTGCCTCCTCCCCCCTCTCTCCGCTCTCACCCACCATCTCCCTGCTGGAGGAAGGGGACCTGCGTAGCCTCGACCCCTGCAAGGACCTGTGGGGTACGCGCGGCTACGAGGATTACCGACGCGCCGGTGCTACACGGACCAAGGTGGGCGGGCTGACGGGGGGCGTGGTGGTGGGCAGCAGCCAGGACAAGTCGGAGCTTTGCGTGGTGCGCTTCGAGAAGGAGCTGGCTGGCGTGGGCACCACCGGCTGCGAGGTCACCGTCATGCTGGACACCAAAGGCTCTCAGCGCAACTCTTCGCCCACCTGCATGCCCAACGCCATGCCGGGGGTGCCGTCGGCCAGCGGCTCCCCTCAGGAGACGGGCAAAGGCTCGCCCTCTCCCTGCTGCATCCACACCTCGCTCGCCACGCCCCGCTCTCGGACTCGCAAGCGAGGGGGTGGCGGCGGAGGGGAAGCCATCTCGCCCGACGACGACAGCTCCTGCCCGCAGGGCTCCTCCTCCTGCTCGTCGCGCTGCGTGTACTGCCGCTCCGTCTTCAGCGCCTCCGAGAACGGACGGGGCCGCTGCCGGGACGCTCCCGACCCGGCGCTACACTGCCTGCGCCAGTGGACGTGTGTGTGGTGCGCGGAGAGCCTGCTCTACCACTGCATGTCGGACTCCGAGGGCGAGTTCTGGGAGCCGTGCTCGTGCGAGGACTCGATGGGCGGGCGGCCGCACCCGCTGTGCTGCGCCCGCTGGATGGCGCTGTTGGCGCTGTCTCTTTTCGTGCCCTGCATGTGCTGCTACCTGCCCCTGCGCGCATGCCTGCGCTGTGGGGAGAGATGCGGCTGCTGCGGAGGAAAGCACAAGGCCGTGCGATGA
- the dhx34 gene encoding probable ATP-dependent RNA helicase DHX34 has product MSHERNESRSWDWDSPQCRAQLDEVFFRQHDYIQAGSAEHKEFWSFFERFQRFKAKREMSAAKSSRQESHEEKARKKSGSVDLGLPKDYDARYRINISVCSKDIEERLGGSKHKRRRDSSGPGKQEITDCRLALLHFLDFNQKQSFNKLSKLRKEQKSLPIFQYRDKIVDLVRTHPVVVVAGDTGCGKSTQVPQYLMASGFDHIACTQPRRIACISLAKRVSFESLNQYGSKVGYQIRFETSRTTATKLLFLTEGLLLRQIQQDASLGQYQVLIVDEVHERHLHCDFLLGVLRSLLPLRPDLRLVLMSATINIKLFSSYFNNAPVLQVPGRLFPIQVIYQPIPPEEQVSRSEKLDPRPYLRVLQGIDQRYPPEERGDLLLFLSGVAEISTIQEACQTYATHTQRWIVLPLHSTLSLAQQDKVFDIAPPGVRKCIISTNIAETSVTIDGVRFVVDSGKVKEMSFDPKAKMQRLQEFWISRASSEQRKGRAGRTGPGVCYRLYSESDYDAFAPYPVPEIHRVALDSLILQMKSMGLGDPRTFVFIDPPPASSIQTAVTYLKEQGALDEHGELTSIGRLLAQLPVDVVIGKMLVLGSVFNLVEPVLTVAAALSVQSPFLRSAQNNPDCFTARQPLNSNQGDPFTLMNTFNAWVQVKADRGSGSRKWCRRRGLEEQRLYEMVNLRRQFKELLRTHGLLEVDTGRRTEPQDRARRRERLTERQKLHQLKRDHELQENTKRKVLRLEEGLEGDALSGSDDEGAGSSKKRKDDGGQTVDIQEVKFKLRHNVNELQEAAYASADLSSRQQSLLKLVLCRGLYPQLAMPDEHNATRKDSEQVFHTRNKQGVVIHPTSVFASDPEVLHVPEHETSEFGADKGQSNRHQLLAFVTLLETNKPYISNSLRVPALQALLLVANSVDSNADCTRVVVDGWLELGLTDADSALKVLSSALSLRGEWERLLQAQLGQAGTGSSAGLGSGGPKVSRRELDKLCEGLVRFLLYTEVSYSLRRLAALESQNLYIGPQLDPDLSSASAIGSLFPGMKAEPDPIKGGLRLCSYFTYNCLCDSKDLYSECLRTFWSCPHCDLYMPLTPLERMQHEATCRPPEEQQPEEESETIQTASSSSGLTRVYHCDICNKDLTLTSTEILKHKRQHMS; this is encoded by the exons ATGTCCCATGAACGAAATGAGAGTCGGAGCTGGGACTGGGACAGTCCTCAGTGTCGAGCCCAGCTGGACGAGGTGTTTTTCCGCCAGCATGACTACATCCAGGCGGGCAGCGCTGAGCACAAGGAATTCTGGAGCTTCTTTGAGCGCTTCCAGAGATTCAAAGCCAAGAGAGAGATGTCAGCAGCCAAATCCAGCAGGCAAGAATCACACGAGGAGAAAGCCAGGAAAAAGTCTGGATCTGTGGATCTGGGGCTTCCGAAGGACTATGATGCCAGGTACAGGATCAACATCTCGGTGTGCTCCAAAGACATAGAAGAGCGCCTGGGAGGATCTAAGCACAAGAGGCGCAGGGACTCCTCTGGTCCTGGCAAGCAGGAGATCACAGACTGTCGTCTTGCCCTCCTCCATTTCCTAGATTTCAACCAGAAGCAGAGCTTCAATAAGCTTTCCAAGTTAAGAAAGGAGCAGAAGAGCCTCCCTATCTTCCAGTACCGGGACAAGATAGTGGATCTGGTGAGGACTCATCCTGTGGTGGTGGTGGCTGGAGACACAGGATGTGGAAAGTCCACACAGGTGCCCCAGTATCTGATGGCATCAGGGTTCGACCACATAGCTTGTACTCAACCACGTCGCATCGCTTGCATCTCACTGGCCAAGAGAGTCAGCTTTGAGAGCCTCAACCAGTACGGCTCCAAG GTTGGGTACCAGATCCGCTTTGAAACCAGCCGCACCACGGCTACCAAACTCCTGTTCCTGACCGAGGGTCTCCTGCTCCGGCAGATCCAGCAAGACGCTTCCTTGGGCCAGTACCAGGTGCTGATCGTGGATGAGGTGCATGAAAGACACCTGCATTGTGATTTTCTGCTGGGAGTGCTGCGTTCCCTTCTGCCTTTGCGTCCAGATCTGCGGCTGGTTCTCATGTCGGCCACCATCAACATCAAACTCTTCTCCagctattttaacaatgcacCCGTTCTGCAGGTTCCAGGCAGACTCTTCCCCATTCAG GTGATCTACCAGCCCATTCCTCCAGAAGAGCAGGTGTCCCGTTCTGAGAAACTAGACCCGCGGCCGTATCTGCGTGTGCTGCAGGGTATTGACCAGCGGTATCCACCGGAGGAAAGAGGAGATCTGCTGCTGTTCCTCAGCGGAGTGGCCGAGATCTCCACTATCCAGGAGGCTTGTCAGACATACGCCACACACACGCAGCGCTGGATCGTCCTCCCATTGCACAGCACACTCTCACTAGCCCAGCAGGATAAG GTGTTTGACATTGCACCCCCAGGTGTGAGAAAATGCATAATTTCTACCAATATTGCTGAGACCTCAGTCACTATAGATGGAGTGCGCTTTGTGGTCGATTCAG GAAAGGTGAAAGAGATGAGTTTTGATCCAAAAGCCAAGATGCAGAGACTGCAGGAGTTCTGGATCAGCAGGGCCAGTTCTGAACAGAGGAAGGGacgagcaggcagaacaggaccGGGAGTCTGTTACCGACTCTACTCTGAATCTGATTACGACGCCTTCGCCCCATATCCTGTTCCTGAGATCCACAGGGTGGCGCTAGACTCCCTCATCCTACAG ATGAAGAGCATGGGTCTGGGTGACCCTCGCACTTTTGTTTTCATAGACCCTCCTCCCGCTTCTAGTATTCAGACTGCGGTGACGTATCTGAAAGAACAGGGGGCGCTAGATGAACACGGGGAGCTCACCTCCATTGGCAGGCTGCTGGCTCAGCTGCCTGTGGATGTGGTAATTG GAAAAATGTTGGTTTTGGGTTCAGTCTTCAACCTGGTGGAGCCAGTGTTGACGGTTGCCGCTGCACTGAGTGTCCAGTCTCCATTTCTGCGCAGCGCTCAGAACAACCCCGACTGCTTTACCGCGCGCCAGCCCCTGAACAGCAACCAGGGCGACCCCTTCACTTTAATGAACACCTTTAATGCCTGGGTGCAG GTGAAAGCAGACAGAGGAAGTGGCTCCAGAAAGTGGTGCAGAAGGAGAGGGCTGGAAGAACAGAGGCTTTACGAGATGGTCAACCTCAGACGACAGTTCAAA GAGCTGCTGCGGACTCATGGTCTGCTGGAGGTAGATACAGGCAGGAGGACAGAACCGCAGGACCGAGCCCGGCGCAGAGAGAGACTTACGGAGAGACAGAAGCTCCACCAGCTGAAACGAGACCATGAGCTCCAGGAGAACACCAAGAGGAAAGTTCTGCGCCTGGAGGAAGGACTGGAGGGAGACGCCCTCTCTGGGTCTGATGATGAGGGAGCAGGATCAAGCAAGAAGAGAAAAGATGATGGCGGACAGACTGTGGACATACAG GAAGTTAAGTTCAAACTGCGTCACAATGTGAATGAGCTGCAGGAAGCTGCATATGCCAGTGCAGATTTGTCATCACGGCAACAGTCTCTGCTCAAACTGGTGCTGTGCCGCGGTCTTTACCCACAGCTCGCCATGCCGGATGAGCACAACGCCACCCGCAAAGACTCAGAGCAG GTGTTCCACACACGTAATAAACAAGGTGTTGTCATCCACCCAACCAGCGTGTTTGCCAGTGACCCTGAAGTTCTGCATGTTCCTGAGCACGAGACCAGCGAGTTTG GTGCTGATAAAGGCCAGAGCAACAGGCATCAGTTACTGGCTTTCGTTACTCTGCTAGAAACAAACAAGCCTTACATCTCGAACTCTTTGCGGGTTCCAGCACTACAG GCGCTGCTGCTGGTGGCCAACTCGGTGGACAGTAATGCTGACTGTACGCGGGTGGTGGTGGATGGCTGGCTGGAGCTGGGCTTGACTGACGCGGACTCTGCCCTGAAGGTGCTCTCGTCGGCCCTCAGTCTGCGGGGTGAATGGGAGAGGCTGCTTCAGGCTCAGCTCGGACAGGCCGGAACGGGTTCCTCCGCTGGACTCGGGTCCGGTGGGCCCAAAGTGTCCCGCAGAGAACTGGATAAGCTCTGTGAGGGACTCGTGCGGTTTCTGCTCTACACCGAG GTTAGTTACAGTCTGAGGCGTCTGGCAGCACTGGAGTCTCAGAACTTGTacatcggaccacagctggatCCGGATCTGTCTTCCGCTTCGGCTATCGGCTCTCTGTTTCCTGGCATGAAGGCTGAACCGGATCCCATTAAAGGAGGCCTGCGTTTGTGCAGCTACTTCACCTACAACTGTCTGTGT GACTCTAAGGACCTGTACAGTGAATGTTTACGCACGTTTTGGAGCTGCCCTCACTGTGACCTTTATATGCCCCTGACGCCCTTGGAGCGCATGCAACACGAGGCCACCTGCAGGCCGCCGGAGGAACAACAGCCTGAGGAAG AGTCTGAGACTATACAAACAGCCTCATCTTCATCAGGTCTGACTAGGGTCTACCACTGTGACATCTGCAATAAAGACCTGACTCTCACCTCAACAGAGATCCTAAAACACAAGCGCCAGCACATGTCCTGA